A part of Fibrobacter sp. UWR4 genomic DNA contains:
- a CDS encoding RNA methyltransferase, producing the protein MEFFDYYSELFGDRWPALLEALKGEGKAVQLSFGEGLEPYFLDEASVYAANALGVCPGDDCLDMCAAPGGKTLVIASTLKGEGSLQSNDRSPDRRLRLSHVIENSLPEAWRANIKVSGYDGMKFGLHKKECFDKILLDAPCSSDRHVLNSPEHLKVWSAKRVKRLSVEQGALLASAVDALKPGGTLVYGTCALSPMENDDVVKKILKKRPSMRMVEIENLLPGADRTEFGVHILPDRSEGRGPIYCAKLVKEL; encoded by the coding sequence ATGGAATTTTTTGATTACTATTCTGAACTTTTTGGTGATCGCTGGCCAGCCCTGCTGGAGGCTTTGAAGGGCGAGGGTAAGGCGGTTCAGCTTTCCTTTGGCGAGGGGCTGGAACCTTACTTCCTGGATGAAGCTTCCGTGTATGCGGCTAATGCTTTGGGCGTCTGCCCGGGGGATGATTGCCTGGACATGTGTGCTGCTCCGGGGGGTAAAACATTGGTAATTGCCTCTACCTTGAAGGGGGAGGGCTCCCTCCAGAGTAACGACCGTTCTCCGGATCGTCGTTTACGCCTGAGTCACGTCATTGAAAATTCCTTGCCGGAAGCCTGGCGTGCAAATATCAAGGTTTCTGGTTATGATGGTATGAAATTTGGTCTCCACAAGAAAGAGTGTTTCGATAAGATTTTGCTGGATGCACCCTGTTCTTCGGACCGCCATGTACTGAATTCTCCTGAACATCTGAAGGTTTGGTCTGCTAAGCGTGTGAAACGACTCTCTGTAGAGCAGGGTGCCCTATTAGCTTCTGCTGTGGATGCCCTGAAGCCTGGTGGAACGCTTGTTTATGGTACTTGCGCCCTTTCTCCTATGGAAAATGATGATGTGGTCAAGAAAATCCTGAAGAAACGACCCTCCATGAGGATGGTGGAGATTGAAAATCTACTGCCCGGTGCGGATCGGACTGAGTTTGGAGTCCATATCCTGCCGGACCGTTCGGAAGGGCGTGGACCGATTTACTGCGCAAAGTTGGTCAAGGAACTCTAG
- a CDS encoding TldD/PmbA family protein: MNPSVAVKIFEAGRKAGADFVEIYEEETRSSVLGLKSSQIDSATAGTDYGIGIRLLYGTEVLYGFTSDDSEEALIKLVETLAFGRIAGMEQKPIELNPSKRVVDYNPAAFKDPRVLGQAVKQDFLFRADKAARAVSDKVAQVAVSVADDCTHVHLLNSEGVNLEMDRSHLRLSVSVTATDGTERLTSAERPGAIGGYELMENYSPEQMAVAAGERAVRMLSAGYINGGQMPVVMGNGFGGVIFHEACGHPLETESIRRNASPFCGKLGETIGQPCLTAIDDGTLDGVWGSLKVDDEGTPTERTVLIENGVLKTYMSDRVGAAEVGVKRSGSGRRESYKYAPVSRMRNTFIAPGKDTLDSMIASVDYGLYAARMAGGSVNPATGEFNFAVDEGYVIRNGKICEAVRGAALIGKGHEIMPRISMVGSDLELAAGVCGASSGHVPVTVGQPSIKVDQILVGGR, encoded by the coding sequence ATGAATCCGTCCGTAGCAGTCAAGATTTTTGAAGCCGGTCGTAAGGCTGGTGCAGACTTCGTTGAAATTTACGAAGAAGAGACACGCAGTTCCGTACTTGGACTGAAGTCCAGCCAGATTGATTCTGCCACTGCAGGTACGGATTATGGTATTGGCATTCGTTTGCTTTATGGTACCGAAGTTCTATACGGTTTTACCAGCGATGATTCCGAAGAAGCATTGATCAAGCTGGTAGAAACGCTTGCATTCGGAAGAATTGCTGGAATGGAACAGAAACCCATCGAACTGAATCCGTCCAAGCGTGTGGTGGATTATAATCCCGCAGCATTCAAGGATCCTCGCGTTTTAGGTCAGGCGGTGAAGCAGGATTTCCTGTTCCGTGCTGATAAGGCCGCCCGTGCTGTTTCCGACAAGGTGGCTCAGGTTGCTGTTTCCGTCGCAGACGATTGCACACACGTTCATCTGCTGAACAGTGAAGGCGTGAATCTGGAAATGGACCGTTCCCACTTGCGCCTGAGCGTCAGCGTGACTGCTACAGATGGAACTGAACGCTTGACTTCCGCTGAACGTCCGGGCGCCATTGGCGGTTATGAACTGATGGAAAATTACAGTCCCGAACAAATGGCTGTTGCCGCTGGAGAACGTGCCGTCCGTATGCTTTCTGCGGGCTACATCAATGGCGGGCAAATGCCTGTAGTGATGGGCAACGGTTTTGGTGGCGTCATCTTCCACGAAGCTTGCGGTCATCCGCTGGAAACGGAATCGATTCGTCGTAATGCAAGCCCCTTCTGCGGGAAGCTGGGTGAAACCATCGGACAGCCCTGCCTTACCGCCATCGATGATGGTACTTTGGATGGTGTCTGGGGTAGCTTGAAAGTGGATGACGAAGGTACTCCTACGGAACGTACCGTGCTCATCGAAAACGGCGTGCTGAAGACTTATATGTCTGATCGTGTTGGTGCTGCAGAAGTGGGCGTAAAGCGCTCTGGAAGCGGTCGCCGCGAATCCTACAAGTACGCTCCTGTAAGCCGCATGCGCAATACCTTTATTGCTCCCGGCAAGGATACTCTGGACTCCATGATTGCCAGCGTGGATTATGGCCTGTATGCCGCCCGTATGGCTGGTGGATCCGTCAATCCTGCCACAGGCGAATTCAACTTTGCTGTAGACGAAGGTTACGTCATTCGCAACGGCAAAATTTGCGAAGCTGTTCGCGGTGCCGCCCTCATCGGTAAGGGGCACGAAATCATGCCTCGCATTAGCATGGTGGGCTCCGACCTGGAACTCGCTGCAGGCGTTTGCGGTGCCAGCTCCGGCCACGTTCCCGTGACGGTGGGCCAGCCCTCCATTAAAGTGGACCAGATTCTGGTGGGCGGTCGATAA
- a CDS encoding carboxypeptidase regulatory-like domain-containing protein: MRKYMKDMIVPLFFVLASVGVLIGCTEKTAGTVTDTGNTVAMSGVVHKADGTIASNAVVRMARISLDSSSRQIPKMLETSTDTAGVFAFDSLIADTFQLAIIDSVAEEIFYMPRASKDSLDQDIIKLEKAAVFNSVLYYEDVADSDLSVGSHFMVSLTGTPFYKDVLAKENFRMLIPAGTWWLEFFPYDARIVATLQNAGVADSLIFRSWEIPVEVGSGDTLEIGPFIWSTTAEVDSLVKESEEAAKDVARLSGTVLCKNEKPCEGVEVALITDLFGFTFTEGDSLEFASVTKTDSVGRWWINLPKEVPEDSFRVEFRKVQDDIVVQTGLTRYIHKGEIESLKDTLNVGEDTLSRPASILTGVKLAVDSQDTTQSSSCAMNSVVVGIKGTSHFVRDITCDMLSLSGLPVGEQEMVLYSGDPKVISVLEKSDAPRWTYVTLTAVELTDNSEQKVQWNTYTPPSKNILENPLPNEN, encoded by the coding sequence ATGAGAAAGTACATGAAGGATATGATTGTACCTCTGTTTTTTGTGCTCGCCTCTGTAGGCGTCCTTATTGGCTGTACCGAAAAGACTGCAGGTACTGTTACGGATACTGGTAATACCGTTGCTATGAGCGGTGTTGTTCACAAGGCCGATGGAACGATCGCATCTAACGCTGTTGTCCGCATGGCTCGTATTTCCCTGGATAGCTCTTCCCGTCAGATTCCCAAGATGCTTGAAACTTCCACGGATACTGCAGGTGTATTCGCTTTCGACTCTTTAATTGCAGACACTTTCCAGCTGGCTATTATTGATTCTGTTGCCGAAGAAATCTTCTACATGCCTCGAGCTTCCAAGGACTCCCTGGATCAGGATATCATCAAGTTGGAAAAGGCCGCAGTCTTTAATAGCGTTCTCTATTATGAAGACGTTGCTGACTCTGATTTGTCTGTCGGCTCTCACTTTATGGTTTCTTTGACTGGAACTCCCTTCTATAAGGATGTGCTTGCCAAGGAAAACTTCCGTATGCTGATTCCTGCAGGCACCTGGTGGCTTGAATTCTTCCCCTACGATGCAAGAATCGTTGCTACTCTTCAGAATGCAGGCGTGGCTGATAGCCTGATCTTCCGCAGCTGGGAAATCCCTGTGGAAGTGGGTTCCGGAGACACTCTTGAAATCGGTCCTTTCATTTGGAGCACCACCGCAGAAGTGGATTCCCTGGTAAAGGAATCCGAAGAGGCGGCTAAGGATGTCGCTAGATTGTCTGGTACCGTTCTTTGCAAGAATGAAAAGCCTTGCGAAGGCGTTGAAGTCGCCCTGATTACGGACCTATTCGGATTTACCTTTACCGAAGGTGATTCTCTGGAATTTGCATCTGTAACCAAGACCGATAGCGTTGGCCGCTGGTGGATTAATCTTCCTAAGGAAGTGCCTGAAGATTCCTTCCGAGTTGAATTCCGCAAGGTACAGGATGATATCGTTGTGCAGACCGGTCTTACCCGCTATATCCATAAGGGTGAAATCGAATCTCTCAAGGATACTCTTAATGTGGGTGAGGATACTTTGAGCAGGCCTGCTTCAATTCTTACGGGAGTGAAGCTTGCTGTGGATTCTCAGGATACGACTCAGTCCAGTAGTTGTGCGATGAACAGCGTTGTGGTGGGCATCAAGGGTACGTCTCATTTTGTTAGGGATATTACCTGCGATATGCTGAGCCTTTCCGGTCTTCCGGTGGGCGAGCAGGAAATGGTTCTGTATTCCGGTGATCCGAAGGTCATTTCTGTTTTGGAAAAGTCCGACGCTCCTAGATGGACCTATGTCACCTTGACGGCTGTTGAACTGACGGACAACTCTGAACAGAAAGTCCAGTGGAATACTTATACGCCTCCCAGCAAAAATATTTTAGAAAACCCCTTGCCAAACGAAAATTGA
- a CDS encoding PCMD domain-containing protein: MLKKMMMNGIRVMGMLVIGASSVLVFNACSDVEKPSVPPVPDGTGVFDNLDSVVVDVETGVIELPEGTDSLVISSLASLGGTYFFIATDDDPEDPSFDWENPLDSGSVISLKDNKDVRVVALDKNYRVIKIWTIAKPEDVVEESSSSEDVESSSSKAESSSSEIVESSSSESAEGSSSSENVEESSSSAAAVESSSSAVVEVSSSSIAAASSSSIAVSSSSEGYVSSSSIVESSSGIEVSSSSVDVSSSSAVIVSSSSVVPSSSSQKVSSSSEEISSSSEVVSSSSEAVLSSSSEDVVESSSSVETERPQLPGSDFSGWDKSFWGSTSDAMAREKTTAAIKLKSSANAEFSDSKMTLTTREIEGSFIGIEGSWKMAGGFYFAGTFEDTDIVHLYQWNYTSGTPDASYASDISQGMSFGQPFSARPVSFEVTFAYSHVANTNKKFPQQGLIYVALVSSDNKIVAAGSIVKTKSSDMATETIELEYGSDAGLISAEYAGVSDLTVGSGNETVASIRVMFASSAYAFVVDGGALGNSGKYRGGENSKLIVDNFKLNY, from the coding sequence ATGCTTAAGAAAATGATGATGAATGGAATCCGCGTGATGGGTATGCTTGTGATTGGTGCAAGCTCGGTGCTGGTATTTAATGCCTGTTCCGATGTGGAAAAACCAAGCGTTCCTCCTGTTCCTGATGGAACCGGTGTTTTTGACAATCTTGATTCTGTGGTTGTGGATGTAGAAACCGGTGTGATTGAATTGCCTGAGGGAACGGATTCCCTGGTGATAAGTTCTCTTGCTTCCCTTGGAGGAACCTATTTCTTTATCGCTACGGATGACGATCCTGAAGACCCTTCCTTTGATTGGGAAAATCCTCTGGACTCGGGTTCCGTGATTTCCCTGAAGGATAATAAGGATGTCCGCGTGGTGGCTTTGGACAAGAATTACCGCGTGATAAAGATCTGGACAATCGCAAAGCCGGAAGATGTCGTTGAAGAATCTTCCAGCTCCGAGGATGTAGAATCTTCTAGCTCTAAAGCTGAATCCTCTAGTTCCGAAATAGTTGAATCCTCTTCCAGTGAAAGCGCTGAAGGATCTTCCTCTAGTGAAAACGTAGAAGAGTCTTCATCCAGTGCTGCAGCTGTGGAATCCTCCTCTAGTGCCGTGGTTGAAGTTTCCTCTTCCAGCATTGCTGCAGCCTCTAGCTCTAGCATAGCAGTATCTTCTTCCAGTGAAGGGTATGTTTCTAGCTCAAGTATTGTAGAGTCTTCTTCTGGTATAGAGGTTTCGAGTTCCAGTGTAGATGTTTCCTCTTCCAGCGCGGTGATTGTCTCTAGCTCTAGCGTAGTTCCATCCTCCTCTAGTCAGAAGGTGTCTTCCTCCAGTGAAGAAATCTCTAGCTCCAGTGAAGTGGTAAGTAGTTCCTCTGAAGCTGTTCTTAGTAGCTCTTCTGAAGATGTGGTCGAATCTTCTAGCTCTGTAGAGACAGAGAGACCTCAATTGCCTGGTTCTGATTTTAGTGGTTGGGACAAGTCTTTCTGGGGCTCCACCAGCGATGCTATGGCAAGGGAAAAAACTACTGCGGCGATTAAGCTCAAGTCTTCTGCAAATGCTGAATTCTCTGACTCCAAGATGACACTTACAACGCGTGAAATCGAGGGCTCCTTCATTGGCATTGAGGGAAGTTGGAAAATGGCTGGTGGATTCTATTTTGCAGGAACATTTGAGGATACTGACATAGTTCATTTGTATCAGTGGAACTATACGTCAGGTACGCCCGATGCAAGTTATGCTTCCGATATTTCTCAGGGCATGTCTTTTGGACAACCGTTCTCTGCACGTCCAGTATCCTTTGAGGTGACATTCGCCTATAGTCATGTGGCAAACACTAATAAAAAATTCCCTCAGCAGGGTTTGATCTATGTCGCTCTGGTAAGTTCCGACAATAAAATTGTTGCCGCAGGATCCATCGTGAAAACAAAATCTTCCGATATGGCCACGGAAACTATTGAACTGGAATATGGTTCTGATGCGGGATTGATCAGTGCAGAGTATGCAGGTGTATCTGATCTGACGGTTGGCTCTGGAAATGAAACCGTTGCATCGATTCGAGTGATGTTTGCTTCCTCTGCCTATGCCTTTGTGGTAGATGGCGGTGCTCTTGGAAATAGCGGGAAGTATCGCGGAGGCGAAAATTCAAAACTCATTGTGGATAACTTCAAACTGAATTACTAA
- a CDS encoding nickel/cobalt transporter, with product MVFSGRFNFFLAFVLTLFLVVGGSAAVKKKRFDVENVKDTTSVVVSPNDAPVAESGFSLLAALGAVQKNLRETLSGQINAMKAGKNSAVWYFIAVCFLYGLLHALGPGHGKSIVVGFFLARRGRWRQGVALGAGITFTHTMSAVVILFVLYLFLKTAVFPAFEVGRGGIEKISYAMLVFTGLVLIFFGIKDFLKRRKESSYVANTMPAVASWKEIIGVAAITGIVPCPAVALIVLFCLLNSMIVYALVGAFVICVGMMVTNISFGVAAVAFRKGIDKKSRSSRFASKIYMIASIAGGVLVTTSGVLLLHNTFVGQC from the coding sequence ATGGTATTCTCGGGACGTTTCAATTTCTTTCTTGCGTTTGTCCTTACGCTGTTCTTGGTTGTAGGGGGTTCCGCTGCTGTAAAGAAAAAACGATTTGATGTGGAAAATGTGAAAGATACCACTAGTGTGGTGGTGAGTCCTAATGATGCTCCTGTTGCGGAATCAGGTTTTAGCCTCCTTGCTGCTTTGGGGGCCGTGCAAAAAAATCTGCGAGAGACTTTGTCGGGGCAGATCAACGCCATGAAGGCGGGGAAAAATTCTGCTGTTTGGTATTTCATCGCGGTTTGTTTTCTTTATGGCTTGCTTCATGCTCTTGGACCTGGCCATGGAAAATCCATTGTGGTGGGCTTTTTCCTGGCAAGGAGAGGACGCTGGCGCCAAGGAGTTGCCTTAGGCGCGGGAATAACGTTTACACACACCATGAGTGCGGTTGTAATCCTGTTTGTCCTTTATCTTTTCCTTAAAACAGCTGTGTTTCCCGCTTTTGAGGTGGGACGTGGGGGCATTGAAAAGATCAGTTATGCAATGTTGGTCTTTACAGGCCTTGTTTTGATTTTCTTTGGAATTAAAGATTTCCTAAAACGAAGAAAAGAATCCTCATACGTGGCAAATACAATGCCTGCGGTTGCTTCGTGGAAAGAAATTATAGGGGTTGCGGCTATAACAGGGATTGTCCCTTGCCCTGCAGTAGCTTTAATTGTTCTTTTTTGCCTGTTAAATTCAATGATTGTCTATGCTCTAGTGGGAGCATTTGTGATTTGCGTCGGAATGATGGTCACGAATATCTCCTTTGGTGTTGCTGCAGTGGCTTTCCGAAAGGGAATTGATAAAAAATCTCGTAGCAGCCGTTTTGCTTCGAAAATCTATATGATTGCCTCCATTGCAGGCGGAGTTCTGGTGACCACCTCTGGAGTGCTTTTGCTCCATAATACATTTGTCGGACAGTGTTAA
- the hisF gene encoding imidazole glycerol phosphate synthase subunit HisF translates to MLTKRLIVCLDVRDRKVTKGVKFKGNIDIGDPVEMGARYSEDGVDELVFYDITASAENRPCDMEMIRQIAKRVFIPFAVGGGIRNLDDMHQALLAGAEKVSVNSLAVLHPEIIAEGAKAFGRQCIVLGMDAKFVGVSEKFPSGYEVYIRGGRQAMGLDAVEWAKKAEELGVGEICLNAIDTDGVRNGYELNITDQVAKAVQIPVIASGGAGTPDHIVDLFNKTSADAALVASMVHFGDYTVPQIKGEMLAAGIPVRKKMNGEV, encoded by the coding sequence ATGCTTACTAAACGTTTGATTGTTTGTTTGGATGTCCGTGACCGCAAGGTGACGAAGGGTGTAAAGTTCAAGGGCAATATTGATATTGGCGATCCGGTGGAAATGGGTGCCCGTTATAGCGAAGATGGCGTAGATGAACTGGTGTTCTACGATATTACAGCCAGCGCTGAAAACCGTCCCTGTGACATGGAGATGATTCGTCAGATTGCAAAGCGTGTATTTATCCCCTTTGCTGTGGGTGGCGGTATCCGCAATCTGGACGACATGCACCAGGCTCTGCTTGCCGGTGCCGAAAAAGTAAGCGTGAACAGCCTTGCTGTTCTTCATCCTGAAATTATTGCTGAAGGCGCCAAGGCCTTTGGTCGTCAGTGCATCGTCCTTGGTATGGATGCCAAGTTTGTGGGGGTGTCCGAAAAATTCCCTAGCGGTTATGAAGTGTACATTCGCGGTGGTCGTCAGGCAATGGGCTTGGACGCTGTGGAATGGGCTAAGAAGGCCGAAGAACTGGGCGTTGGCGAAATTTGCCTGAATGCCATTGATACGGATGGTGTCCGCAATGGTTACGAACTGAACATTACGGATCAGGTTGCAAAGGCTGTGCAGATTCCCGTAATCGCAAGCGGTGGTGCTGGTACTCCGGACCACATTGTGGACCTGTTCAACAAGACTTCTGCCGATGCCGCCCTGGTGGCTTCCATGGTGCATTTCGGCGATTACACTGTTCCCCAGATCAAGGGTGAAATGCTTGCCGCCGGTATTCCCGTGCGCAAGAAAATGAACGGCGAGGTTTAA
- a CDS encoding DUF1007 family protein has product MLSRALALFLFAVGVAFAHPHVFLDATVKVLFNETGLTAVRNHWVYDEMYSTAMMASGDKNGDGSITGAELAWFQKTILDPVSTSNYFNYVLNGTKFLGVEKIVNFKASMNNGRLTLDFDVVFTCPVKDDYTMIVVVVADPSNYIQVTTDMDVSDVDAPESVDVEFFDDGLDGLTMFRAFQSNVRGLYLRFKKQ; this is encoded by the coding sequence TTGCTTTCTAGAGCTCTTGCGTTATTTCTTTTTGCGGTGGGGGTGGCTTTTGCCCATCCCCATGTTTTCCTTGATGCAACCGTCAAGGTCCTGTTTAACGAAACGGGCCTGACCGCGGTTCGTAACCACTGGGTGTACGATGAAATGTACAGTACGGCCATGATGGCCTCTGGTGATAAGAACGGTGATGGTTCCATTACGGGGGCTGAACTGGCCTGGTTTCAGAAGACTATTTTGGATCCTGTTTCTACGTCCAATTATTTCAATTACGTGCTGAACGGAACCAAGTTTCTTGGGGTTGAAAAAATCGTGAACTTCAAGGCGTCCATGAATAATGGGCGTTTGACTTTGGATTTTGATGTCGTTTTTACCTGCCCTGTGAAAGATGATTACACCATGATTGTTGTGGTGGTGGCGGATCCCTCCAACTATATTCAGGTAACGACGGATATGGACGTTTCCGATGTAGATGCACCGGAATCTGTAGATGTGGAATTCTTTGACGATGGTTTGGATGGTTTAACGATGTTTAGGGCATTCCAGTCCAACGTAAGAGGGCTTTACCTAAGGTTTAAGAAGCAATAA
- a CDS encoding PCMD domain-containing protein, translating to MKRFLVFLTFAFALWGLWACTADYDTFSKSHYKTFNSIVFDEQDGDPSVYADEHLIKVTLVVPPESLTTWDSVTVASFDVSSLASIHLVDGKFKEFPSDSAALDSLANAVSYASEKIHVGDKIRIPKSLVVYIVVVAENGDPSIWKMEFTIPGVEVASSSSAAEEGDDNGQDGDESDISSSSSSAEEDDESSSSSVTLSDNNSLKISFKDELENKTSGDTIYVTFAQGTDLSKVELDQSEIHRAAKIEEDPSKVSDWSKVKTFVVTAEDGSERTWVVVTQAILSSATDFQIWFKNQLKVNRNGDTIAVKLLNSETVGEAVVDSFKVSTGAKLSPEPKDVKWRELQKFTVTAEDGSEKVWILTIDVAAADEKASDEKELLSISAKDEVKTATIDVEKKTVVLHLANQEALAAVNLTVKISETASQNLQTGALDLRTPVVMTITAEDASTAVWNISADYPLSSEADVKTFSVEGVAVDAGPVIDASKHEISFEVPYGTNLSDVYFTATYSDKAKKKSPSENAVNLTSGSAKIVVVAENGDEVEWTVKVKVGEAPVVLEAPRIRSMKIDGKDAVVDSVKENGKWIHWIHYDNLEFRSDLSKLKISDIKLSDGAEITGVADGSSYDLGTGVKATVSNGAESLDYEIRAGYQYPNSSFETWSGNKPSDWDNGNQSGLVNVTITSSTSSGNGKAVYMQTKKAPVVNTLASGNLFIGVMNPKGVAATSMLSYKDGNELIDFGKPFAARPKYMELDIKYTGKNDSCDVYLLLENRTSTKTCTNGSTAGSNVCRTSSDVNTLVASAWYRSTSDNDLSDPDVISISEPNATTGLRTLRMKLKYGEPYAASPIMNVGSDKGSVSTLYSGALLNSKGIDNHLIVGDGTLPVTHIRAVFAASADGNHYSGTEGAVFIVDNFKLIY from the coding sequence ATGAAACGTTTTTTGGTTTTTCTGACTTTTGCATTTGCCCTTTGGGGCCTTTGGGCTTGTACAGCGGATTATGATACATTTAGCAAGTCACACTATAAGACTTTCAATAGCATTGTCTTTGATGAACAGGATGGCGATCCTTCCGTCTATGCGGATGAACATCTCATTAAGGTGACTCTTGTAGTTCCGCCGGAATCTCTAACTACCTGGGATTCCGTTACTGTTGCTTCTTTCGATGTAAGCTCGCTTGCATCTATTCATTTGGTGGATGGAAAGTTCAAGGAATTCCCCAGTGATTCAGCAGCACTGGATTCTCTTGCAAACGCAGTGTCCTATGCGTCTGAAAAAATTCATGTGGGCGACAAGATTCGTATTCCCAAGAGCTTGGTGGTGTATATCGTGGTGGTTGCCGAAAATGGAGATCCTTCCATTTGGAAAATGGAATTTACCATTCCTGGTGTGGAAGTCGCTAGCAGTTCTTCTGCCGCAGAAGAAGGTGATGATAACGGTCAGGATGGTGACGAATCTGACATATCCTCTTCTTCAAGTTCGGCGGAAGAAGATGATGAATCCTCTAGCAGTAGCGTAACGCTCAGCGATAATAATAGCTTGAAGATTTCCTTTAAGGATGAACTGGAAAATAAAACCAGCGGTGATACCATCTATGTTACTTTTGCCCAGGGGACGGATTTGTCCAAGGTTGAATTGGACCAGTCTGAAATCCATAGAGCAGCAAAGATTGAGGAAGATCCTTCTAAGGTTTCCGACTGGAGCAAGGTAAAGACTTTTGTAGTGACTGCAGAAGATGGTTCCGAAAGAACTTGGGTTGTGGTTACTCAGGCGATCTTAAGTTCTGCAACAGATTTCCAGATTTGGTTCAAGAATCAGTTGAAGGTAAATCGTAATGGAGATACCATCGCTGTAAAGCTTCTGAATAGCGAAACTGTGGGTGAGGCTGTTGTGGATTCTTTCAAGGTATCTACAGGTGCTAAACTTTCTCCAGAACCTAAGGATGTAAAATGGCGCGAACTTCAGAAGTTTACGGTTACTGCAGAAGATGGTTCCGAAAAGGTCTGGATCTTGACCATTGATGTGGCTGCCGCAGACGAAAAGGCTTCCGATGAAAAGGAACTGCTTTCTATTTCTGCTAAGGATGAAGTGAAGACGGCTACTATTGATGTTGAAAAGAAAACTGTAGTTCTTCACCTGGCGAACCAGGAAGCTCTTGCTGCTGTGAATCTGACGGTGAAAATTTCTGAAACGGCTTCCCAGAACTTGCAGACAGGTGCTTTGGATTTGCGCACTCCGGTTGTTATGACAATTACTGCGGAAGATGCTAGCACTGCGGTGTGGAACATTTCTGCTGATTATCCGCTGTCTTCTGAAGCGGATGTGAAGACATTTTCTGTTGAAGGTGTTGCAGTCGATGCCGGACCTGTGATTGATGCTTCCAAACATGAAATCTCTTTTGAAGTTCCCTATGGAACGAATCTTTCTGACGTTTACTTTACTGCGACTTACTCTGACAAGGCAAAGAAAAAATCGCCTTCCGAAAATGCAGTCAACCTTACCAGTGGTTCTGCAAAGATTGTGGTCGTCGCTGAAAATGGCGATGAAGTGGAATGGACTGTGAAGGTAAAGGTGGGGGAGGCTCCTGTTGTTTTGGAAGCTCCGCGAATTCGTTCTATGAAAATTGATGGTAAGGATGCTGTGGTGGATAGCGTCAAGGAAAACGGCAAGTGGATCCATTGGATTCATTACGATAACCTAGAGTTCCGTTCTGATTTAAGCAAATTGAAAATCAGCGATATTAAACTTTCTGATGGTGCTGAAATTACGGGTGTCGCAGATGGTTCATCTTATGATTTAGGCACAGGAGTGAAAGCTACTGTTTCTAACGGGGCAGAGTCTCTGGACTATGAAATCCGTGCCGGATATCAGTATCCTAATAGTAGTTTTGAAACCTGGAGCGGCAATAAACCTTCTGACTGGGACAATGGCAACCAGTCAGGACTTGTTAACGTTACCATAACCTCTTCCACATCTTCTGGTAACGGCAAGGCTGTATATATGCAAACCAAGAAAGCTCCTGTGGTGAACACTTTGGCTAGTGGAAATTTGTTTATCGGTGTGATGAATCCCAAGGGTGTTGCTGCGACAAGTATGCTAAGTTACAAGGATGGAAATGAACTTATTGATTTTGGAAAGCCCTTTGCTGCACGTCCGAAGTATATGGAATTGGACATCAAGTATACGGGAAAGAATGATAGTTGTGACGTTTATCTACTATTGGAAAATAGAACCTCTACGAAAACTTGCACGAACGGATCTACTGCAGGATCAAATGTATGTAGAACTAGTAGCGACGTGAACACTTTGGTAGCTTCTGCTTGGTATCGTTCTACCTCTGATAATGATTTGTCGGATCCTGATGTCATTAGCATTTCTGAGCCTAATGCAACAACTGGACTTCGTACCTTGAGAATGAAATTGAAGTATGGAGAGCCCTATGCCGCATCGCCAATTATGAATGTTGGTTCTGATAAGGGGTCTGTATCAACTTTGTATAGTGGCGCATTGCTTAATTCTAAGGGAATTGACAATCATTTGATTGTTGGTGATGGTACGTTGCCGGTGACTCATATTAGAGCTGTATTTGCTGCTAGTGCGGATGGCAATCACTACAGCGGAACTGAGGGTGCCGTGTTTATTGTAGATAACTTCAAACTTATTTACTAA
- the trxA gene encoding thioredoxin, translating into MAALNLTADKFDEVISSGQLVFVDFWATWCRPCMMMGPVVEELASEYEGKAIIAKMNVDEPGVGDICARFGITNIPNMKLFKNGVEVGNVVGAVPKNTVKTVIDRNL; encoded by the coding sequence ATGGCTGCTTTGAATCTTACAGCAGATAAGTTTGATGAAGTGATTAGCTCTGGTCAGCTGGTTTTTGTTGACTTTTGGGCTACCTGGTGCCGTCCTTGCATGATGATGGGCCCCGTGGTTGAAGAACTTGCTTCCGAATATGAAGGCAAGGCTATTATCGCTAAGATGAATGTTGACGAACCGGGTGTAGGTGACATTTGCGCTCGTTTTGGTATCACCAACATTCCCAACATGAAGCTCTTTAAGAACGGCGTGGAAGTGGGTAACGTTGTTGGCGCAGTTCCTAAGAATACCGTCAAGACCGTTATCGACCGCAATTTGTAA